Proteins encoded by one window of Amaranthus tricolor cultivar Red isolate AtriRed21 chromosome 4, ASM2621246v1, whole genome shotgun sequence:
- the LOC130810585 gene encoding WD repeat-containing protein DWA2-like — protein sequence MQGGSTGIGYGLKYQARCIADVKADTDHTSFIAGTLSLKEENEVHLIRLSNGGIELVCEGLFSHPNEIWDIASCPYDQRIFSTVYFDGQSYGAAIWQIPELYGQLNSPQLERIAALDSHSAKIGCVLWWPTGRHDKIISIDEQNLFLWSLDSSKKTAQVHSQESAGMLHYLSGGAWDPHDVNAVALTSESAIQLWDLRTMKMTNSIEQVHARNLDYDVKTTHILVTAEDESGIRIWDLRMLKAPITELPGHDHWTWTVRCNPEYNGLILSAGTDSSVSLWSAPTHSEDTSLVESTTNRAEPLLHSYSDYEDSVYGLAWSSREPWIFASLSYDGRVVVESIKPHLSRK from the exons ATGCAGGGTGGATCAACCGGCATTGGTTACGGTTTAAAATATCAG GCAAGATGCATTGCGGATGTTAAGGCGGATACAGATCACACCAGCTTCATCGCTGGTACTCTCAGTCTCAAAGAAGAAAACGAG GTGCATTTGATACGTCTTTCAAATGGTGGCATTGAGTTGGTATGTGAAGGGTTGTTCTCTCACCCAAATGAGATATGGGACATTGCTTCTTGTCCCTATGATCAGCGCATTTTCTCAACCGTCTATTTCGATG GTCAATCATATGGAGCAGCCATATGGCAAATTCCTGAATTGTATGGACAGTTAAATTCGCCTCAACTGGAAAGGATAGCTGCTCTTGATTCTCATAGTGCTAAAATTGGATG TGTTCTTTGGTGGCCTACAGGAAGACATGATAAGATAATTAGTATTGACGAACAGAACCTGTTCTTGTGGAGTTTAGATTCTTCAAAGAAGACAGCACAG GTACATTCACAGGAATCAGCTGGCATGTTACATTACTTAAGTGGTGGTGCCTGGGATCCTCATGATGTAAATGCTGTTGCATTGACAAGTGAATCAGCAATCCAGCTTTGGGACCTACGAACAATGAA GATGACCAACTCAATTGAGCAAGTACATGCCCGCAACCTTGATTATGATGTCAAAACAACACATATCCTG GTAACTGCAGAGGATGAGTCTGGAATACGCATTTGGGATCTTAGGATGTTGAAGGCTCCCATCACCGAGCTTCCTGGCCATGATCACTG GACATGGACAGTCAGGTGTAACCCTGAGTACAACGGTTTAATCTTG AGTGCTGGAACCGATTCATCTGTGAGCTTGTGGTCAGCTCCGACGCATAGTGAGGACACAAG TTTGGTGGAGTCCACAACTAATCGCGCAGAGCCTTTATTGCACTCATACAGTGATTATGAAGACAGTGTTTATG GCCTTGCTTGGAGTTCAAGGGAACCTTGGATTTTTGCGTCATTGTCTTACGATGGGAGG GTGGTCGTAGAATCAATAAAACCTCATCTTTCCAGAAAGTGA